The following are encoded together in the Sphingomicrobium clamense genome:
- a CDS encoding aa3-type cytochrome c oxidase subunit IV yields MGDNKAHPTATEMDYPAHEKNYSGFLTMLKWSIIVIAPIVLIVLLLISD; encoded by the coding sequence ATGGGCGACAACAAGGCGCACCCGACCGCGACCGAAATGGACTATCCGGCACACGAGAAGAACTATTCCGGTTTTCTCACGATGCTCAAATGGTCGATCATCGTCATCGCGCCGATCGTGCTCATTGTGCTGCTGCTGATCAGCGATTGA